The following are encoded together in the Streptomyces flavofungini genome:
- a CDS encoding helix-turn-helix transcriptional regulator, translated as MDECTCARHAGSVPASRVTMPPLPQWIVPRPRLTERLSRGVLGPLTVVVGPVGAGKSAVAVEWAHTGRSPGPVAWVTCDGREEEPAVFWPRVLGALRAAGVDLPWPDTAAAGPLLVSGLSALLGARREPVVLVLDDFQPEPDSLIAEGVVDLLRHTPDVLRLLVLSRRDPPLRLHRHRLVGDLTELRTADLAFDDGETGALLAQHGVEVPKSVLSTLRQRTDGWAAGLRLAAMSMEHHPHPAQFVARFAGDDESVVTYLVEEVLDVQPPDMRHLLLTTSIVDHLNAELALALAGPAAGRHFTALVRQNSFLQSVGQGWFRCHQMFTDVLRVSLRHESPGLVPDLHRRAAAWLADHGLLTQAVDHALAAEDWDCASRLIVHRLAIGQVLGLTAARLPDALCARVPAGAPPGEPESALVAAAAAAARADASACAEALGQATELISRLPEGDGDRALRCRLCHAVVRTALEHGRDVRAARAAAGDADALVALLPPGALTDRPEIKALTLIVRGRAALRSGASKAAEAALTGCLKAAGAAGNGVLRRDCLVELALLEALRGRFRAADEFAAQAGRPPLPAWTPAAPTRSTLLAVRAWVDLARGEPGPARRQLAQARAALRQRPDAFTSGVADLVAGLVTAAERGLTRVPDTLVAATSTWLPDGLGPAVERACAICLSTPCGRVRRPVAGQEPAPAPPVERLSSRERDVLERLAQMMTTEEIAEDIYLSVNTVKTHLKSVYRKLAVTRRSAAIRRAVELDLLRPSGFERPKADATGSR; from the coding sequence ATGGACGAGTGCACGTGCGCGCGACACGCCGGCTCCGTTCCGGCATCCCGCGTGACCATGCCGCCGCTGCCGCAGTGGATCGTCCCGCGGCCCCGGCTCACCGAACGGCTGTCCCGGGGCGTCCTCGGGCCGCTGACCGTCGTCGTGGGTCCCGTGGGCGCGGGGAAGTCCGCGGTCGCGGTGGAATGGGCGCACACCGGCCGGTCCCCCGGCCCGGTGGCCTGGGTGACCTGCGACGGGCGCGAGGAGGAGCCCGCGGTCTTCTGGCCGCGGGTGCTCGGCGCCCTGCGTGCGGCGGGCGTGGACCTGCCGTGGCCGGACACCGCGGCCGCGGGGCCGCTGCTCGTGTCCGGTCTCTCGGCCCTGCTCGGCGCCCGCCGCGAACCGGTGGTGCTGGTCCTCGACGACTTCCAGCCGGAGCCGGACTCCCTCATCGCCGAGGGCGTGGTCGACCTGCTGCGGCACACACCGGACGTGCTGCGGCTCCTCGTCCTCTCCCGGCGGGATCCGCCGCTGCGGCTGCACCGCCACCGGCTCGTCGGCGACCTCACGGAACTGCGCACCGCCGACCTCGCGTTCGACGACGGCGAGACGGGCGCGCTGCTGGCCCAGCACGGCGTCGAGGTGCCCAAGTCCGTGCTGAGCACCCTCAGGCAGCGCACGGACGGATGGGCGGCGGGGCTGCGGCTCGCCGCGATGTCGATGGAGCACCACCCCCACCCCGCGCAGTTCGTCGCCCGGTTCGCCGGTGACGACGAGTCCGTCGTGACCTACCTCGTCGAGGAGGTGCTCGACGTACAGCCACCGGACATGCGCCACCTGCTGCTGACGACGAGCATCGTCGACCACCTCAACGCGGAGCTGGCCCTCGCGCTCGCGGGCCCCGCCGCGGGGCGGCACTTCACCGCGCTGGTACGCCAGAACTCCTTCCTGCAGTCCGTCGGGCAGGGCTGGTTCCGCTGCCACCAGATGTTCACGGACGTGCTGCGGGTGAGCCTGCGCCACGAGAGCCCCGGGCTCGTCCCGGACCTGCACCGCAGAGCCGCGGCCTGGCTCGCCGACCACGGCCTGCTCACCCAGGCGGTGGACCACGCGCTCGCGGCGGAGGACTGGGACTGCGCCAGCCGTCTGATCGTGCACCGGCTCGCGATCGGCCAGGTACTCGGACTCACCGCCGCACGGCTGCCGGACGCCCTCTGCGCGCGCGTCCCGGCCGGCGCGCCGCCCGGTGAACCGGAGTCGGCGCTCGTCGCCGCGGCCGCCGCCGCGGCCCGGGCCGACGCGTCGGCCTGCGCCGAAGCCCTCGGACAGGCCACCGAGCTGATCTCCCGGCTGCCGGAGGGCGACGGCGACCGCGCCCTGAGGTGCCGCCTCTGCCACGCGGTGGTACGCACGGCCCTGGAGCACGGGCGCGACGTCCGGGCGGCACGGGCCGCGGCGGGCGACGCGGACGCCCTCGTCGCCCTGCTGCCTCCGGGGGCCCTGACGGACCGCCCGGAGATCAAGGCGCTCACGCTGATCGTGCGGGGCCGTGCCGCCCTGCGGAGCGGCGCGTCGAAGGCCGCCGAAGCCGCCCTCACCGGCTGTCTCAAAGCGGCGGGAGCGGCCGGGAACGGCGTGCTGCGGCGGGACTGCCTGGTCGAGCTCGCCCTCCTCGAAGCGCTGCGCGGACGGTTCCGCGCCGCCGACGAGTTCGCCGCGCAGGCGGGCAGGCCGCCGCTGCCCGCCTGGACCCCGGCGGCCCCCACCAGGAGCACGCTGCTTGCCGTGCGCGCGTGGGTGGACCTCGCGCGCGGCGAACCCGGCCCCGCGCGCCGCCAGTTGGCCCAGGCACGCGCGGCGCTCCGGCAGCGGCCCGACGCCTTCACGTCGGGGGTCGCCGACCTGGTCGCCGGGCTCGTCACGGCGGCGGAGCGCGGGCTGACGCGGGTCCCCGACACCCTCGTCGCCGCCACCTCGACCTGGCTTCCCGACGGGCTCGGACCAGCCGTGGAACGTGCCTGTGCGATCTGCCTCAGCACGCCCTGCGGGCGGGTGCGGCGTCCCGTCGCCGGCCAGGAGCCCGCCCCCGCACCGCCCGTGGAGCGCCTCAGCTCCCGGGAGCGCGACGTGCTGGAGCGGTTGGCGCAGATGATGACCACCGAGGAGATCGCGGAGGACATCTATCTCTCCGTCAACACCGTCAAGACCCATCTGAAGAGCGTCTACCGCAAGCTGGCCGTGACCCGGCGGTCGGCCGCCATCCGACGCGCCGTGGAGCTCGACCTGCTGCGCCCGAGCGGGTTCGAGCGGCCGAAGGCGGACGCGACCGGCTCTAGATGA
- a CDS encoding DUF1269 domain-containing protein codes for MAELVVLGFSDKEKAEAVMRLGKELSHQELLDLEDAALAWRTMDGKIHVRQSYSTTATGAAGGALWGSLFGLLFLMPVFGAAVGAATGAVAGKLTDIGMNDAFIKEVASTLEPGRAAVFALVRRSTPDRVREALRPFSPVVLRTSLTRDREEELVAALQQTPPVPGTGPGREPA; via the coding sequence ATGGCTGAACTCGTCGTCCTCGGCTTCTCGGACAAGGAGAAGGCCGAGGCTGTCATGCGGCTCGGAAAGGAGCTGTCGCACCAGGAGCTGCTGGACCTGGAGGACGCGGCGCTCGCGTGGCGCACCATGGACGGCAAGATCCATGTGCGGCAGAGCTACAGCACCACCGCGACCGGCGCGGCCGGTGGCGCGCTGTGGGGCTCGCTGTTCGGCCTGCTGTTCCTGATGCCCGTCTTCGGAGCGGCGGTCGGCGCCGCCACCGGCGCGGTCGCGGGCAAGCTGACCGACATCGGCATGAACGACGCCTTCATCAAAGAGGTGGCAAGCACCCTGGAGCCCGGCCGGGCGGCGGTGTTCGCGCTCGTACGCCGCTCTACGCCCGACCGGGTACGCGAAGCGCTGCGCCCCTTCAGCCCCGTCGTCCTGCGCACCTCGCTGACCAGGGACAGGGAGGAGGAACTGGTCGCGGCTCTGCAGCAGACGCCGCCGGTGCCGGGCACCGGTCCGGGGCGCGAGCCCGCGTGA